In a single window of the Tellurirhabdus bombi genome:
- a CDS encoding OsmC family protein: protein MAIKRNATARWEGSGKDGKGTLTTASTVLNESQYSFNTRFAEGVGTNPEELVAAAHAGCFSMKLAFNLQGAGFTADSIETKGVVTLDTDSGSISGSHLTVKASVPGISKDQFDELVADAEKNCPISKLFNTNITVDAELNS, encoded by the coding sequence ATGGCCATTAAACGCAATGCAACCGCCCGCTGGGAAGGTTCAGGTAAAGACGGAAAAGGAACACTGACCACGGCAAGTACCGTTCTGAATGAGTCGCAGTATTCATTCAATACACGTTTTGCCGAGGGCGTTGGAACAAACCCAGAAGAATTGGTTGCTGCCGCGCATGCCGGTTGCTTTTCCATGAAGCTGGCTTTCAACTTACAGGGAGCGGGCTTCACCGCAGATTCCATTGAGACAAAAGGCGTTGTGACGCTGGATACAGACAGCGGAAGCATTTCTGGCTCTCATTTGACGGTTAAAGCCAGTGTACCGGGAATTTCCAAAGATCAGTTTGACGAATTAGTGGCTGATGCCGAGAAAAACTGTCCTATTTCGAAGCTGTTTAATACCAACATTACGGTTGATGCCGAGTTAAACAGTTAA
- a CDS encoding SanA/YdcF family protein, which yields MNPMEYTTTRKSGGHKRNTKRLLPLMRLKRLVKAGFLLLFLGLLLILLCNLWVVSSTRKQIYFNINRLPSNDVALVLGTSKTVANGRENLFFRYRMEATARLFKEGKIKYIILSGNNDSEYYNEPVDMKKALLKLGIPEEVMTLDYAGFRTFDSVIRCKEVFNQDNITIVSQNFHNARALYIGNYEGIEAVAFAAQDVPDGYSIRTLIREYLARPLAMLDVHILRPQPELVNHEIKRTKHNQ from the coding sequence ATGAATCCGATGGAGTATACAACCACTCGTAAATCCGGAGGCCACAAGCGAAATACCAAACGTCTCCTGCCCTTGATGCGCCTGAAACGGCTTGTCAAGGCAGGATTTCTGTTGTTGTTTCTGGGCTTGTTGCTGATCCTGCTTTGCAATTTGTGGGTTGTGTCCTCCACGCGGAAGCAAATTTACTTTAACATCAATCGATTGCCCTCCAACGATGTAGCGTTGGTACTGGGAACGAGCAAAACGGTAGCCAACGGCCGGGAAAACCTGTTTTTTCGTTACCGGATGGAAGCAACAGCCCGCTTGTTCAAAGAAGGTAAAATCAAGTATATTATCCTGAGCGGAAACAACGATTCGGAGTATTACAACGAGCCGGTGGATATGAAAAAGGCTTTGTTGAAACTAGGCATTCCAGAAGAAGTGATGACGCTGGATTACGCCGGATTCCGGACGTTTGATTCCGTTATTCGTTGCAAGGAAGTCTTTAATCAGGATAATATTACCATTGTCTCTCAAAATTTCCACAATGCCCGTGCGCTCTACATCGGGAATTACGAAGGAATCGAAGCCGTTGCCTTCGCTGCTCAGGATGTACCTGATGGCTACTCGATCCGCACGCTGATCCGTGAATACCTGGCCCGTCCGCTGGCCATGTTGGACGTGCATATTCTGCGTCCGCAGCCTGAATTGGTAAATCACGAGATCAAGCGCACAAAACACAACCAGTAA
- a CDS encoding M61 family metallopeptidase, translating to MKIKKTAVPFFFLYLISWTLFATDGIKQTDSYQFFIDLTNVQKDKIRVELITPEVKNNDITYNIPKIVPGTYSEDDYGRFIENLVALDRDGQSLPVVQVNVNSWKIAKANKLYKITYLVNDTFDAVDKRNKAVFEPAGVNIEQDTNFVLNNHGLMGYFPNMEKRKYEVTITHPTAFYGSTPLIDQDDSQSTDRFVTESYNHLVDSPIMYCVPDTAVVRVGNTDVLISVYSPTKKVSAHFLAQHVGPLLQAQGQYLGGNLPVNKYAFLVYLSDKPSLSGSEGALEHSYSSVYYFQEYEPEAFGAYFRDIAAHEFFHILTPLSIHSEQIHNFDFNRPQMSQHLWLYEGTTEYHAHLVQTRYDLTTPEQLLNVLSTKITSSRQQYNDRLSFTQMSANVLKKYAPQYGNVYQKGALIGLCLDIKLRQLSGGKAGLIDLVQDLSKQFGVQKPFTDDQLFDEIGKIAPTEIKAFLNEHVAGSQPLPLHEVFNLVGVKLEEEKAVNVFTMGNVLLQEIDNERLEVASTNQMNTVGQQLGYQKGDVILSINGASVTSSTYGDFRKEWMQTVKEGDELAIVVSRKNGQGVVQPVTLKTRVMPSVAKKYNQLSFIENPSPEQLATRKAWLRKS from the coding sequence ATGAAAATCAAAAAAACAGCGGTCCCTTTCTTCTTTCTTTACCTCATTTCCTGGACTTTATTTGCCACCGATGGCATAAAGCAAACTGATTCGTATCAATTTTTTATCGATTTAACGAACGTTCAAAAGGATAAAATCCGGGTTGAGTTGATCACACCCGAAGTGAAAAACAACGACATTACGTACAACATTCCGAAAATTGTTCCTGGCACCTATTCTGAAGATGATTATGGCCGCTTTATTGAAAACCTGGTAGCTCTCGATCGGGATGGCCAATCGCTCCCAGTGGTTCAGGTGAACGTAAATAGCTGGAAAATAGCGAAAGCCAATAAATTGTATAAGATAACGTACCTGGTTAATGACACGTTTGACGCCGTTGATAAACGCAATAAAGCCGTGTTCGAGCCGGCAGGCGTGAACATTGAACAGGACACGAACTTCGTGCTGAATAACCACGGCTTAATGGGTTATTTCCCGAATATGGAAAAGCGGAAATACGAAGTAACCATTACGCACCCGACTGCCTTTTACGGGAGTACACCCCTGATCGATCAGGATGACAGCCAGAGCACGGATCGATTTGTTACCGAATCGTACAACCATCTGGTGGACAGTCCGATTATGTATTGTGTGCCCGATACTGCCGTAGTGCGGGTAGGTAATACCGACGTTTTGATCTCGGTGTATTCGCCCACTAAAAAAGTGTCTGCACATTTTTTAGCCCAGCACGTGGGCCCTCTTTTGCAGGCGCAGGGTCAGTATTTAGGCGGTAATCTGCCGGTTAATAAATACGCTTTTCTGGTGTATTTATCCGACAAACCCAGCCTGTCCGGTAGCGAAGGTGCTTTGGAGCATTCTTACTCTTCGGTGTATTATTTTCAGGAATACGAACCGGAAGCATTCGGCGCTTACTTCCGCGATATTGCCGCCCACGAGTTTTTTCATATCCTGACGCCGCTTAGCATTCACTCCGAACAAATTCATAATTTTGATTTTAATCGCCCTCAAATGTCGCAGCACTTGTGGCTTTACGAAGGCACCACCGAATACCACGCGCATCTGGTGCAAACGCGGTATGACCTCACCACGCCGGAGCAACTTCTAAACGTACTTAGCACGAAGATTACCAGCTCCCGGCAACAGTATAATGATCGGCTGTCCTTCACCCAGATGAGTGCTAATGTCCTGAAAAAATACGCTCCGCAATACGGCAACGTCTACCAGAAGGGCGCGCTGATCGGTTTGTGCCTGGATATTAAACTGCGCCAGCTATCGGGCGGAAAAGCGGGTCTGATTGATCTGGTTCAGGATTTATCGAAGCAGTTTGGGGTTCAAAAACCATTTACGGACGACCAACTGTTTGACGAAATCGGGAAAATCGCCCCGACCGAAATCAAAGCGTTTCTAAATGAACATGTAGCGGGCTCCCAGCCTTTGCCGCTCCACGAGGTTTTCAATCTGGTTGGCGTGAAGCTGGAGGAGGAAAAAGCGGTCAATGTATTTACGATGGGCAATGTGCTGCTTCAGGAAATCGATAATGAGCGCCTGGAAGTGGCTAGTACCAACCAGATGAACACCGTTGGCCAACAATTAGGCTATCAAAAAGGCGATGTCATTTTATCCATCAATGGGGCTTCAGTTACCAGTTCTACTTACGGCGATTTCCGGAAAGAGTGGATGCAGACTGTCAAAGAAGGCGATGAGCTGGCCATTGTAGTTTCCCGTAAAAATGGGCAGGGAGTTGTTCAGCCTGTAACCCTAAAAACACGGGTAATGCCATCGGTAGCTAAAAAGTACAACCAGTTAAGCTTTATCGAAAACCCGAGTCCGGAGCAGTTAGCCACTCGGAAAGCCTGGCTTCGGAAATCGTAA
- a CDS encoding DUF2628 domain-containing protein, whose product MTDINSIKDEQWATFFGDQDDYYLNVVDEVKAGKIVVFNVYAFFFGLCWMLYRRMYLVCALAIGVLYVENWVEELVFALYFPSVTDEIRTVVSNLVWASAVGCFANWFYIQHARRQISKVLAQQQETEQTLVEIEAKGGISWMPIIIILSLVLFSLLMLRFGA is encoded by the coding sequence ATGACCGATATCAATTCAATAAAAGACGAGCAGTGGGCAACTTTTTTCGGTGATCAGGATGATTATTACCTCAATGTGGTGGACGAAGTGAAGGCGGGCAAAATCGTTGTTTTTAACGTCTACGCTTTCTTCTTTGGATTATGCTGGATGCTGTACCGGCGCATGTATTTAGTCTGTGCCTTGGCCATTGGGGTTCTGTATGTAGAGAATTGGGTGGAAGAGCTTGTGTTTGCCCTTTATTTTCCGTCTGTGACCGACGAAATCCGAACGGTCGTTAGTAATCTGGTTTGGGCCAGCGCCGTTGGGTGCTTTGCCAACTGGTTTTATATCCAGCACGCCCGGCGGCAAATCAGCAAAGTTTTGGCCCAGCAACAGGAAACTGAACAAACACTGGTTGAAATAGAAGCGAAAGGGGGAATCAGCTGGATGCCAATTATTATTATTCTTTCCCTTGTTTTGTTCTCCTTACTTATGTTGCGGTTTGGTGCCTGA